From a region of the Triticum aestivum cultivar Chinese Spring chromosome 7D, IWGSC CS RefSeq v2.1, whole genome shotgun sequence genome:
- the LOC123165595 gene encoding serine/threonine-protein phosphatase 2A activator: MSNPESSPQAAASSTSPPSHAGHIHTPLCRSCGAPAAAPAPAPWTGDSPPPAYRPIRMPAINAPTNTAAIVLSPVPQPLPVPPASPPFAFQAPAKRIASPDDIARFKDSTHGRHFLGFIASLSASVHGRKLSDPLPSPPSPAVSALLDLISALSAFVASTPPFPHSSRYGNPAFRLWHEKLGDSVNELIAPITATAASPSDLAGAEVELAPYLLDSFGNGTRIDYGTGHETNFAAFLYCLARLGLITEPDYPAVVLRVFASYLDLMRTLQDTYLLEPAGSHGVWGLDDYHFLPFVFGAAQLIDHKYMKPKSIHNPDILENFSKEYMYLACVMYVKKVKKGPFAEHSPMLDDISAVPNWKKVNSGLLKMYKAEVLEKVPIMQHFLFGSLIKWED, encoded by the exons atgtcCAACCCCGAATCGAGCCCCCAAGCCGCCGCGTCGTCCACCTCGCCTCCCTCCCACGCCGGCCACATCCACACCCCGCTCTGCCGCTCCTGCGGCGCGCCCGCCGCGGCGCCCGCCCCCGCCCCCTGGACCGGGGATTCCCCGCCGCCCGCCTACCGCCCCATCCGCATGCCGGCCATCAACGCGCccaccaacaccgccgccatcgTCCTCTCCCCGGTCCCGCAGCCCCTGCCggtgccgcccgcctcgccgcccttcGCCTTCCAGGCCCCCGCCAAGCGCATCGCGTCCCCCGACGACATCGCCCGCTTCAAGGACTCCACCCACGGCCGCCACTTCCTCGGCTTCATCGCCTCGCTCTCCGCCTCCGTGCACGGCCGCAAGCTCTCCGACccgctcccctcccctccctcccccgcCGTCTCCGCCCTCCTCGACCTCATCTCCGCGCTGTCCGCCTTCGTCGCCTCCACCCCGCCGTTCCCGCACAGCTCCCGCTACGGCAACCCCGCCTTCCGCCTCTGGCACGAGAAGCTCGGCGACTCCGTCAACGAGCTGATCGCTCCGATCACAGCCACCGCCGCGTCCccctcggacctcgccggcgccgaGGTCGAGCTCGCGCCGTACCTCCTCGACTCCTTCGGCAACGGCACCCGCATCGACTACGGCACGGGGCACGAGACCAACTTCGCCGCCTTCCTCTACTGCCTGGCCCGACTCGGGCTCATCACCGAGCCCGATTACCCGGCCGTCGTGCTACGCGTGTTTGCTTCCTACCTCGACCTCATGCGCACGCTGCAGGACACGTACCTGCTGGAGCCTGCGGGCTCGCACGGCGTCTGGGGACTAGATGATTACCATTTCCTGCCCTTTGTGTTTGGGGCTGCACAACTGATTGATCACAAGTACATGAAACCCAAGTCGATCCACAACCCGGATATCTTGGAGAACTTCTCAAAGGAGTATATGTACCTGGCGTGCGTCATGTATGTGAAAAAGGTGAAGAAGGGGCCCTTTGCGGAGCATTCGCCGATGTTGGATGATATCAGCGCGGTGCCGAACTGGAAGAAGGTGAACAGTGGGCTGCTCAAGATGTACAAGGCTGAAGTGCTTGAGAAGGTGCCCATCATGCAGCATTTCCTCTTTGGCTCACTTATCAAATG GGAGGATTGA